The window GCGTTGATCGCCGCTCCGGCCTTCACGCCCGCCGCGGCCGACCCGATGACCTGCTCCAGCGGGTTGGCCACGTTCCCGGCCACCCACACCCCGGGTACGGAGGTCGCCCCGGTGGGGTCGGCCGGGACGTAGTCGCCGATGACATGGCCGTCCCGCTCCAGCTCGGCCACCTCCAGCTCCAGCCCGGCCGGTATCCCGGCACGCGCGGTCAACCGCCCGGTGACCGCGACCGCCCGGCAGTCCGCCACCCGGCCGTCGGCCAGTTCCAGCCCGGTGAGCCGGTCATCGCTCACCCGGACGCCCGTCACCCGCCCCTCGACCACGGTGACGTCACGGGCGGCGAGCTGCTCGTGCTCGTCGTCGGTGAACTTCGGCGCGGTGTGCGCGAAGAGCGTCACGTCGTCGCTCCACTGCCGCCACATCAGCGCCTGGTGGACCCCCAGCGGCCCGGTGGCGAGGACGCCGATCGCCTGGTCGCGCACCTCCCAGCCGTGGCAGTACGGGCAGTGCAGCACGTCGCGTCCCCACCGCTCGGCCAGGCCGGGCACGTCGGGCAGCTCGTCCACCAGGCCGGTCGTGACCAGCAGCCGGTCGGCGCGCACCGCGGAACCGTCGCCGAGGACGACGCGGAAGTCACCGCCGGCGGCCAGGCGCTCGGCGCTCACCACCTCGCCGGTCACGATCTCACCGCCGTACCCGGCGACCTCGGCCCGGCCGGTGGCCAGCAGCCTGGCGGGCGGGGTGCCCTCGTGGCCGAGGTAGACGTGGACGCCGTCCGCGGGAGCGTTGCGCGGGCTGCCCGCGTCGATCACCAGCACCGAGCGGCGCGCCCGGCTCAGCGTCAGCGCCCCGCTCAGGCCGGCGGCCCCGCCTCCGACGACCACGACCTCGTACTTCTCGTTCATCACGCCCTCCTTCACCTGTGGGATGCTCACTATCGGCCGCGTGCCGACGTACTGACAAATCTGTTTGCCGGAACGGCAAAGCGAGCTGCCGCCTTCGGGCGGAGGAGGCGTGTGGACGAGAGCGTGTCGCTGGGCCGGCTCGCCCGGCGGCTGGAGGAGGTCGTCGGCGAGCTGCGCGGGATCCCCGTCGAGGTGGAGCGGCTGGAGGACAACGAGCTCGTCCGGCAGCAGATCGCACAGGTTTCCCGCACCGCCGCCGAGTTGCGCGCCATGCACCCGGTGGGCACTCCGGAGCGGGGCCGTCAGGAACAGCAGAGCAGGCGGGCCGTGCTCGACGCCCTGCGGCGCGGCATGACGATGCGGACGATCATCCACGCGAGCGTGCTGGACGAGCCGCGCTACGCGGCCCGGATCAGGGAGCTGCACGCCTCCGGCGACCTGCACCGGGTCATCGACGAGCCGATCCAGCAGATTCTCGTCTTCGACCGTACGGTGGCGTTCGTCCGGATCACCCCGGTCCCCTACGCACCGGGGGCCCTGGTGATCAGGCAGCAGAGCCTGATCACCGCCCTCATCGATCTGTTCGAGCAGACCTGGGCCCGGGCCAGGGAGATCACCGAGCCGACGCACCGGCTGAGCCCCCGCGAGCGCGAGGTGCTCGCGCTGATCGCCGAAGGGCGCTCCAACAGCGCCATCGCCCGCGCTCTGTCGATCACCGAGGCGGCCGTCGGCAAGCACGTGGCCAACGTGTTCGCCAAGCTGGAGCTGCCCGCGACGCAGGACGACAACCGGCGGGTGCTGGCGGTGCTCGCCTACCTGCGCGGCGCGGCACGGTAGGGCCAGACCCACCTCGTCCTCGCCCCAGCACCCATGCGGGCGAAACCCGGCACGCCGTTCAATGGCGTCATGCAACGTATGACTGGATTACTGGTGGGTGCGGTCTTCGGCGCGGTCTTCGTCGTCGTCAACGCGCAGAGCCCCCTGGACACCGTGACCGTGACCGTCCTGCGAGTGGTCGCCTGCCTGGCGGCCGCGGGCGTCGTCGCCATGTGGTTCGCCACCGCCCGCAGGGAGCGGCCCGCCGCGGGAGCCCGGCGGAACATGTTCGGCCGCGGATATCTGATCATCGTCGCGGCCGAGGTGATCCTGCTCTTCGGCGGGATCCGGCTGCTCGCCGCCTGGGACCGTCCCGAGCAGACGAACGTGGCCTGGGTGGCGTTCGTGGTCGGCGTGCACTTCATCGCGCTGGCGCCCGTCTGGAAGGAGTGGGGCATCGCCGTACCCGGCGTGGTCCTCACCCTGCTCGGCGCCGCCGGTCTCGTGCTGGCCGCGACGGCCGCCGTCGCCTGGGTGCCGCTCGTCAGCGGCGTGCTGTCGGGGGTGGTCCTCCTGGCCGGCTCCGTCACCTTCGGCTGGCGCGGCCTGGCGGCCCGGCCGGGCGCCTCGTCGAGGGGCGTGGTCGTCTAGTCTCGCCCCATGGAACGCAGATCCCCGTCGATCACCCATGTCTCCTGGGGGCGCCTGGTGGTCGAGGGCGTCGGTGAGGGCAAGGACTTCAAGCTCTACCCCGGCGGCGGACGCGCCTGGGACTGGAACGAGACCGGGACCCGGCACACACCCGGCATCCAGCCCGCCGACGTGCTCGAACTCCTCGACCACGGCAGCCAGGTGATCGTTCTGTCCCTCGGCATGGAGTCGAGGCTGCGAACGTGCCCCGAGACGCTGGACCTCATGGCGGACAGGGGCGTCGAGGTCCACCTGGAGGAGACCACGGCCGCCGTCCGCCGCTACAACGCCCTCGCGGAGACCACCGCCGTGGGCGGCCTGTTCCACTCCACCTGCTGACCCTCGTGCTCGCCGGGGTCGGAGCCGGACCTCCCGCCGGGACGGGCACGTCTCTCCCCCATCCTGCCCGTCCTGGGGTTCTATGATCGGGGCGATGTCGGCTTGAGCTGATGGGGGCGGGTTTGGCGGCTCGTGGGGCCGACCCGGGCCGACCCGGGCCGACCCGGGCGGAGTGGTCAGCGAGAGCATCGGGGGCCGGGTCATCCTGCCTTCTGGTGCCTGGCGCGTTCGGCTACGAGCTTGGCGAACTCGGCCTGCGAGGCGGCGAACTTCAGGGTGCCGCGCGTGGGATCGGTGGCCACGAAGTAGAGCCAGGGGCCGGGGGCCGGGTTCAGGGCCGCGCGGAGGGCCGCTTCACCCGGGTTGGCGATGGGGCCCGGGGGGAGGCCGCGGCGGCGGTAGGTGTTGTACGGGGACCGGGACCTGATGTCCCGAAGGGACGCGGCGGAGCCGTAGGTGCCGAGGCCGTACAGGACCGTGCTGTCCACCTCGAGGCCCATGCCGCTGTCGAGGCGGTTGTGGATGACGCGGGCGACCTTGGGCATGTCGCGTTCGTCGCGCGCCTCGGCCTGGACGATGCTGGCGATGATGACGGCGTCCCGGGGGGCGCTGTGCGCCGCCAGGCCGACCTTCTGGGCGGTCCGGGCGAAGCGGGCGGTCATCGAGGCGATGATCTCGGCTGGGGTGGCGGTGGTGGGGATGTCGTACGTGCCGGGGTGGGCGAAGCCCTCCAGCCTGCCCTTCGCATAGGAGGGCAGGCCGAGGGCCGGGCCGCCCTTGGCGGCCTCGGTGAAGGCGCGAACGGGCCGGCCGGTGGCGTCGGCGAGCATCTTCAGGGTGTCGGAGAGCCGCAGGCCCGGACGAATGGTCACCCTGGTCGTCGCCGGGGCGGGTGGCGCGGCCGTGTGCCGGGCGGCGGGCGCCGGTTCCGACAGGGTTCGGACGGCGACCGTGGAGCCCAGGGCCAGGACGGTGACGGCGGCGGCCGCGACCAGGGCCAGGCCGCGCCGATGGACGGGCCGGCGAACGGGCCGATGGACGGGCCGGAGGAACCGGTCCGGGTGGGGCGGCCCCTCCTCGCCGGCCATGTCGGCGAGGGTCTCGCGCAGCAGGTTCTCGATGTTCATCCGAACTCCCTCACGGCACTCAGCTCGGGAGCGGCCTTCTTCAGCCGGTCCAGCGAGCGGTAGATCTGGCTGCGGACCGAGCCCACCCTGACCCCGAGCAGCCGCGCGATCTCGGTCTCCGACAGGTCCTCGAAGTAGCGGAGCACGAGCATGGTCCGCTGGCGGGGCGTCAGCCGGGCGAGCGCCGCGCGCATCACGAGGCGCAGGTCGGCGGCGTCGGCGTGCCCGTCGCCGGCCTGGTCGGGCGGCAGGCCGGTGGACACCTCGGTGACGCGGGACCGGCGCCGCCACCAGCTCACCTGCTCGTGGTACATGGCGCGGCGGACGTATCCCTCGATGGACGCCGGGTCGCGCAGGTCGCGCCACCTCGCGGCGGTCTTCGCCAGCGCCGACTGCACCAGGTCCTCGGCCGCGTGCCGGTCGCCGGTCAGCAGGTACGCGGTGCGGAACAGCGCGGCCGACCTGTCGATGACGAACTGCCGGAAGTCCGCCTCAAAGCCTGGATCCACCCGTCCTCCTTGCGATGTCACCCACCAAGGACGCGGGTGGCGCGCCGATCTATGCCAGATGCGCGGAAAAGGGGCTCTGGCGGGCGGCACATCCGGCTGGGATGCTCGATGGGAGGGACTCCGGGCGGCGAGGGAGTGGTTCCCGTGCTCTATCTCTTCGGGTTCGAGCGGATCGGTGTGGCCGTGAGCGATCTGTACTTCGTCGATCCACGGCCGGCGGAGGGGCAGGAAGGGGCGGAACGGGGGGTCCGGCTGGAGGTGCGCAGACTGGAGCCCGGCGAGCTGAAAGGGTCGGTCTACTCGGCCCGGCCCATCAACGTCGATCGGCCCCTCTGGCGGGTGGACCTGCTGGAGTCGGTCTCGGGCCAGCCCGGCAGCTTCGACCGTACCCACCACCATCCCCGCGTCAAGGGGTGGGAGCCGGGCGGGCGGGTGTTCGACGAGGGCCTGACGGCGGAGCCGCTGAAGTGGCTGGGCGAACGGCTGGGCGACCTCGACGGGCACCTGGCGGAGGTCGGCGCGGCCGACGCGGCGAGCCTGCGCGAGTGCGTCCCCGAGATCCTCGACACGGTCGGGCGGCTGCTCGCCAGGGTGCGGTCCGGCGAGACGGAGCGGGCGGCCGGCGGCGACTCCCCCACTGGCGTCCGGGCCAGTTGGTTGTAGGTGTGCGCGCGGCGGGGGACGGCCGGGCGTCCCGGGGTAGGTAGCCAGTGGCAGTTCATCGCCCTGGGAAGGGGCCCGGTGTGCGGATGCAGACCTACGACACCGAATCCGTCCGGCCTGACCTGCCGGTTCCGCTGTCACCGCTCGACGGGGTGCCGGAGGTAGTCCGGCGGCGCCTGCTCGGGCTGGGCGGGCCGGGATTCGCGCGCGCGCATCGGGTCGGCCTGGCGTGGGCGGCGCTGACCGCCTGCCTGGCGCTGCTCGGGTTGCTGGTGCCGCCGCCGTGGCGGGCTCCCGTGCTCGGCTGTGCGGCGCTGCTGGGGCTGTACGTGCTGGTCCGGGCGGTCGCGCTGCAGGTGTTCGAGCGGGAGCAGCGAGACTTCGAGCCGCGCTGGCTGGCGGCGCAGAGCGAGGTGCTCCGGGGGCACGCGTTCGAGGTCGTCCGGTTCCGGCTGGTGGCGGCGGACGACGAGGCGGGCGCGCGCCGTACCTACGACCTGACCAGGCCGTCGGACGTCCGCGCCGTGCTGCGGCGGCAGGAGCGCGAGCGGTGGTCGCGGGCGGGGGTGGAGTTCGTCTACCGGGGAGCCGGCGGCGAGGGGCTGGGCGAGGTGGTCAGGGAGCTGTCGGAGGTGGTCTTCCTGCCGGGGCGGGCGGGCCGGGGCGGGCCGTGGATCAGGTTCCCGCAGGCACGGTATCTGCGCCGGCCGGGCGAACGGCCCGCGGAGTGGAGCTATTGGACGTTGTCGGGCCCCGTGGAGGTGGGCGTGAGCGAGCCGTCGTCCGGCGGCACCGCCGGTTCGGCCGCGACCTTCGGCAGCGGCTCGGCCAGGTAGTCGCGCAGCAGCCGGTGCCGGAACTCGTAGTAGCCGCTGACCTGCCGGAGCACCCCCCGCCTGCGCGCGTCCTCCAGGAAGCGCATGAGCCGCAGCGGAGCCAGGCCACGGGCCGCCAGCCACAGCCGGGTGGTGTTGAACCGGCCCCAGGCGCTGGAGCCCAGGGCCATCAGCCCGAGGCCGGCGGCGCTGAGCCCGCAGCCGGCGACCGCGCCCAGGAGCGCGAGGACGGCGGGCGGCAGCTCCATGATCGGCAGTGACGCCAGCTCCGGGCGGTGCCCGTCCTTCAACGCCGCTCCGAGGTAGGCGCCGGTGAGCGCCCCGGGCACCCCGCCGGCCACCCAGGCGGACAGCACCGCCAGCCGGTCGTTGGCCAGCAGGGCGGCGGGGGTCACGGCGTCCAGCGGATCGACCGGCTCGCTGACGTAGCGGGCCATCGCGAAGGTGAGCCCGCTCAGCGCGCCGCCGACGACGACGTAGAACGGGGACGCGTACAGGAACCAGACGATCACCGCGCAGGCGGCGGCGCCCATCGCGCCGAAGCCGAGCAGCCTGAGCAGCGCGTACGCCGTGGCGCCGGGGAGCAGGCGCAACCGCGGGCGGGCCCGTCGCGGCGGGTCCTGCGGGATCAGCTTGACAACGAACGCACCCACCCCACCGGCGGCGAACCCGATCCAGAAGCCCAGCCACGGGCGGCCGAAGACGCTGAAGTGGCCCGCCGCCAGGCCGGAGCAGACCGCGGCGGCGAGGACGACGGCCTGGACCAGGAACACCCAGCCCGGCACCGCCCGGTGCAGCCGCCACCAGGCGAGCCTGCCCGCCTCGTCCACCTGGCCGGCCAGGAACTCCAGGTAGCGTCTGGCCTGGTCGGGCGGGGTGGGCGGCGGCTTCTCGTCGGGCCGGGGGGTGAACGCCTTGCCGATGATGCTGCCCAGCAGGTGCCGCCGGATGCGGTCGGCGGCGTCCGGCCCGGTCGTGGCGAGCAGCTCGGCGGGAAGCGGCTCGCCGCCGCGGGCCACCGCGAGGGAGAGCATGAGCGGCGTGCTCAGCGCCTCGGCCAGCGGACCGTCCGGGTTCTCGCGCAGCCTGGCGGCCATCGGCGCCAGGCGGTCGCGGTTGTCGCCCGGCTCGTAGCCGAGGAGGTAGTCGCGGCTCTCCTCGGCGAGCAGCGGCTGCAGCCGCACGACGAGGGCGCGCCGCAGCACGTGGCCGGCGTTGGCCGTGGCGAACGTCTCCGTGCGGCAGCTCAGCACGAACGACCTGCCCTCGGTCTCCTCGTCGATGCGCCGCAGCGCCGCGGCCGGGTCGGCCACCTCGTCGAGACCGTCCAGGACGGGCAGCACGTGGTGCAGGGCCAGCTCGGCGGCGACCTGCCTGCCGTGCTGCGGGGAGCCGACGAAGGGGTAGGCGCTGAGCAGCTCGCCGGTCATCCACTCGTACAGCGGGACGCCCGGCTGCCACGAGGAGAGCTGGAACAGCACCGGCACGAGGGGCCCGGTGTCGCCGAGTTCGAGGGTGAGGAGCACGCACGCGGACGTCTTGCCGGCGCCCGCCTCGCCCGTCACGACCAGCCGGGTCATCGCCCCGGTGCGCGCGTGGCGGGCGAAGCCGCCGGTGAGCCGGGCCAGGGTGCCGTCGGTCGGCAGGGCGGCCGCCAGCCGGGTCGTCCGGTCGGAGCCGGGAGCCGCCTCCCAGCGCAGCTCGGCCCGGCTGCCCTCGTACAGGCCGCGGTAGCGCTCCTCGTCCTTCCAGTCCTTGGTGACCTTCTCGGCCAGCGCGGGCACGCACGCGCGCACCGCCTCCTCCAGGGACTGCTCGCGCCTGTCACCGCCGCGCAGCAGCGGCACCACGACCGCGATGATCGCCACGAACACGGGGATCACGCCCGTCCACATCTCCTGCGTCTTGAGCGTGCCGTCGCGCGTGCCGATCCAGGCCACGGCCACGGTGGCGGCCAGGGTGAGCGCGAGCAGGAGATAGGTGAGGGCGACGGCCCACCTGCGGAGATTCACGACCGTTCCCCTTCGGTCTGCGCGGACATGGTCGGTACGGCGGGCGGCAAGGCCTCGTCACCCCTGGTGAACACGGTCAGCACGGTGGAGCGGGCGGCCAGCCGCCGGGCCAGCCGGCCGAGGATCGGCAGGCGCCTGCCGACGACGGTCTTCAGCAGCAGAAAGAAGATCATTCCGGAGTACTGCCTGGCCGGGGCCCGGCCGTACCTCGCCGCCAGGGCGGGGCGCAGCGCCCGCATCCGCCGCGCCACGTCGGGCAGCGTGACGATCCCCAGGGAGGGGAGCGTGCTGACGCCGGCGCGGCGGTCGTGCTCCACGTCCATGCAGTCGTCGAGTGACTGGAACGCCTCCCCGAGCGCCATGACCAGCTCGCGTTCGCGCGGGTCCATCAGGGGATGCACCAGGGAGCACAGCGTCAGGTTGGCCAGGGCGCCCTTGCCCCGGGTGATCTTCTCCAGCAGGTCGGGCGTCAGGCCGGGCTCGCGCTGGCGGCGGGACTGGCACTGGTGGCCGTGCAGCTCGTGAAGCGCGGTGAAGGGCGTCGCGGCGGGCAGGGGGTGCAGCCGGTGGGCGATCTGGTGGCACAGCTCGGCGAGCAGCCGTTCGAGGTCGCCGCGCGGGACGAACGGCCGGAGCCCGAACAGCTCGCCCAGGCGGTCGTCGAGCAGCGGGTCGGCGTCGCCGTCGATGAGGTCGTCATAGAGCCTGGTGACGGCCCCGGCCAGGGCGGCCACCTCCACGGGCCGGCCGCGCCGGGTCAGGTGGGCGTAGCTGAGCACCGCGTAGCCGATCTTCAGGCTCATGGCGCGGAGCGCGTCGAGCGCCCGGGCGCGCTCGGCCGGGTCACGCAGTGTCCGGCGCACCATCGGCGTCACGACGTCCTCGAACGCGCCCGCGAGTTCGGCGAGCGCCCGCCTGGCGAAGACGGCGGTCGCGGGTAATCCCGCGGCCAGTCGCACGCAACGCACCAGAGCCATGAAATCGGCGATCCCCTGCCCCATCCCCACTCCCGCCAGCCCGGTATCCGAGCCTGTCATACGAGGGACAGGCGGTAAAGCACGCCTTTTCTGAAGACCGCCCGACAAACCGCCAATTCGGATATTTCACGAATAACGATCATGTAGCAGTACACTGACCGGCATGACCCTCGCCCCGGAGGTCGCCGCGGCACCCCCACCGGCCGCGAGACGCCATCGGCTCTCGGCCTTCGTGCTCGACTACCTGATCTTCTCCTTGCTGTTCGCGCCTGTCTACCTGGAGTGGAGCGAGAAGGAGACAACGGGCGCGCCGATGCTCGAAGACATTCTCCAGCCCTATGCGGGAAATCGCGACGGGTGGATGGAGGTGGCGTCCATCGCCCTTATCGCCACCTACTTCTTCGCCCAGCACGCACTTTGGGGACAGACGGCCGGCAAGCAACTGTGCCGGCTCAAGGTGGTGTCGAGTGCGACCGGAAACCCGCCGGGCCCGCGCGCCTCCGTGATTCGCGCTCTCGTCCATCCCGCGTTGTTCGCGGTGCCGTTTATCGGGCCACCGTTGTTCCTTGTCAATGCGCTCTCGATAATGGTCCACCCGAAACGCAGGTGCCTGCACGACATGATCGCCGGAACCATGGTGGTCGGCCTCGGCGACCCCGCCCGCAGGGGCGGCGGCTTCCTGTTCGCGCTGGGCCTGACCGTCTCCCTGCTCGCCGCCCTCGCGCTCGTCGTCGCGCTGCTGACCAGGTGATCAGGGTCGCGGCCCCCGGTAGACGAGCCCACCGGGCGCAGTGCCGAGCAGTTCGCTGACCGTGACGAAGTGGTAGCCGCGGGCCGACAGCTTCTTCAGCACGCGCGGGATCGCCTTCACCGTCGTGGGGTGGATGTCGTGGAAGAGGATGATGCCGCCGGGCCGCGCCTGCTTGACCGCCACGCGGGCGACCCGCGCGCTGTTGCGGTAGCGCCAGTCCAGGGTGTCCACGCTCCACATGATCATCGGCTGCTTGGCGTGCTTGCGGACGCGGGCGTTCTGGGCGCCGTACGGCGGGCGCATGAGGGTCGGGGCGACGCCGGTGACCGCCTTGATGGCCTTGGCGGTGCGGGCCAGGTCCGAACGGATCGAGGCGGCCCGGAGTGTGGTGAGGTCGCGGTGCGACCAGGTGTGGCCACCGATCTCGTGACCCGCCGCGGCGGCCCGGCGCACCAGGTCGGGGTGGGCGACGACGTTCTGGCCGACGACGAAGAACGTGGCGCGGGCCTTGCGGGCGGCGAGATGGCGCAGCAGGGTCGCGGTGTACGGGCCTGGGCCGTCGTCGAAGGTGAGGGCCACGCACTTGACCCGCCGGCAGTCGGGCGCACCGTGGGCGGGGGTGGGCTCCGGGGTCGGGGTGCCCTGCAGGGCGCGGATCGCGTCGGTCAGGGCGTCGGCCAGGCTCCTGGTCGGGGTGCCCGGCGTGGCCGTGGCTGAGGGCGTGGCCGTCGGCGGGATCGTGGGCGCGGTCGCGGACGGCGTCGCTGCCGGGGGCGCTGTCGGGGTCGCCGCCGGGGTCGTGGGCCGGGTCTGTGCTGGGGTACCCGCCGGGGTCGTGGGCCGGGCCTGTGCCGGGGTGCCGCCCGGCGCCGGCGACGGGGCGCCGGAGACCGTCGCCGGGGTGGGCGCGCCTCCGTGGTCGGCCACCACGACGGGGCGAGGCGGAGCCGCCAGCGCGCCGCCTCCCTGGACGTCCGCCTCGACGGGTAACCCGTCGATCCGCACCGGAGCCGGTGACGCCGGCCCGCCGGCGGCCTCCCGTGCCGCCGCCTCCGCCGCGTACCCTGCCTGGCCGGCGCCGCACGCGGCCGCCAGCAGCCCCACGGTGGCGAGCGCCGCCGCCGCGAGCCGCGCCGTGCCGCGCCGCGCCTGCCGTGACCCCGCCTTGTCGTTCATGCTCTTCCCCTTCGTGCACCGCGCCGGTGCGCTCCCCGCCCAGGACGGAACCTCCCGTGATCGAGGCGATCTCGGTGCGTTCCAGTCGGTTCGACAACCGCCGCGCCCAGATGGTTCGCGGTGATCCGTACGCGGATGAGACCGCCGGGCGGAGGCGGCGCGAGGGAGGCGGAACACGCATGACAGAGTGGTGACAGCGCCGCCTGCGAGGTTGCCTCTCGTACCTGTCGAGAGGGGTGAGGCAGATGACCACGATGAGCGGAGCGCTGACGGTGCCCGCCCACTACCGGGGGCGGGAGGGGACGGCCAACGGCGGCTGGGTCGCCGGCACGGTCGCGAGCCTCCTGCCCATGGGCGCGACCGTCGAGGTGGCCCTGCGCGCGCCGGTACCCGTCGAGCGGACGCTGCGCGTCGAGCGCGCCGCCGGGGCCGACGGCGCTGAGCGGGTGCGCCTGTACGGCGGCGAGGCGGGCGGGGGCGTGCTGGCCGAGGCGTGGGAGATCGGTGAACGGCCGCAACCGCCGCCGTTCGTCCCGGCCGAGGAGGCGGAGGAGGCCGGCCGCGCCTTCCCCGGGCGCGGCGAGCACCCCATGCCGGGCTGCTTCGTGTGCGGCCACCGCGCGCCCGGCGAGGGCCTGCGCGTGCACCCCGGCCCGACGGGGCGTCCCGGCGAGTTCGCGGCGCTCTGGCGGGTGCACCCCGAGCTGGCCGAGTGGTCGGCCACGCTGCCGTTGAGCCACGTGTGGGGCGCGCTCGACTGCCCCACCGGCTGGCCGCACCTCACCGCCGGCGGGTACGCCCTGCTGGGCCGCCTCACCGCCCGCGTCCGCCGGTCGGTCTTCACCGGCGCCCTGTACGTCGTCGTCGCGCGGCAGGAGGCCCGGGACGGGTGCGAGCTGTACGCGAGCGCCGCCCTCTACGAGACCGGCGGCGCGCTGGTCGCCGCCGGCCGTGCCCTGTGGATCGAGGTGGCGCCCCCGGCCGCTGACAGCGGATGGACGGTCTCCGTCACCGGCTGAGCTCGCAGAGGTCCCCCAGGCGGCCTCCGGTCGCCGCCGGCTAGCCGCGTGCCTCGAACACCAGGTTGTAGTCGGTGGCGAGCGCGAGGCGGGCCCTGGTGAAGCCGGCGTCGCGCAGCACCCGCAGGATGCGGCTCTCCCCCGCCTGCGCGCCCAGCGCCGTCCCCGTGTCCTGGGCGAGGGAGTTCGGGACGCAGCACAGCGTGGAGGCCGCGTAGTAGACCATCGAGACCGGGTCTCCGATCCGGTCCTCGAACCTGTCGGCCGCGTACGGCTCGACGACGAGCAGCGTGCCGTCCGCTGCGAGCTGCCCGCGGGCCCGCGCGGCGGCGCCGACCGGGTCACCCATGTCGTGCAGCGCGTCGAAGAAGCAGACGAGGTCCCACGGCCCGGTCCGGCCCTGCCCGGCCTCGCCGACGGTGAAGCGCACCCGGTCCTCCACGCCCGCCTTCACCGCGGCCTGCGCGGCCTGCGTGATCGACCCGGCGTGGGAGTCGAGCCCCTCGAACCGGGAGTTCGGGTACGCCTGTGCCATCAGGACCGTGGAGGAGCCGTGGCCGCAGCCCACGTCGAGCACGCGGGCGCCCGACTCCAGCCGGGCCGTCACGCCGTCGAGGGCGGGCAGCCACTGCTGCGTGAGCGACTGGCGGTAGAGCGGTCCGAAGAACCGCGCCGTGCCCTCGAACAGGCGGACGTCGTGCCGGTGCCAGCCGAAGCCCTCCCCGGTACGGAACGCCTCGGCGATGGCGTCGGCCGCCAGCCACATGGCGGCGTTCGCCTGGACGGCGCCGGCCTGGGCCACCGGCGAGTCGTCGTCGGCCAGCACCGCGGCGTGCTCGGGCGGCAGCGTGTAGCGTCCGCCGGCGTACTCCACGTGCCCGGCGACCGCCTGCCCGGCCAGCCACTCGCGCAGGTAGCGCTCGGCCAGCCCGGTGCGTTCGGCCAGGTCGGCGCTGGTGAGAGGGCCGGCCCCGGCCATCGCCCGCCAGATGCCGAGCTGGTCGCCGAGATGGGTGAGCAGGCTCAGCGCCGCGCCGACCCGCTCCTGCGCGATCTGCGCCGCGAACTCCTCCAGCTTGGTGGTGTCCATGCCGTTGTCTCCTGTCCGTTCTCGTCGGATGCAGGAAGTCTCGGCCGGACGGCTGTCACCGCTGCCTCGCGCCGCTGTCACGCCCGCGCGTCTCCATGACAGCCGGGCGACCGGGAGGCGGCGGGCCGGGCAGGCCGCCCGTGAGCGTGTCCTCGGGGAGGAGCGGCACGTTCGCCTCCCTCACGAGGTAGCGGGGCAGGCGGTCCGACTCGCGCAGCGACCGCTGCACGTACCGGCCCAGCAGCGCCACCGCCGCGAGCGTCAGCGCGGACAGCAGGAGCTGGGCCGAGACGAGGAACGGGGCCCGGCCCGCCAGCGCGAGGACGGCCAGGAGCACGGCGACCACCCCGCCCGCCGCCGCCATCGCGTACGACAGGGTGAGCGGGCGCCAGGAGAAACCGAAGAACAGCTCGAAGGCGTGCCCGGCCAGCCGCACCAGCCGGAGCTTGGAACGGCCCGCCGTGCGCGGCCGGTGGGCGACCGGCGTGACGGCGTAGCGGGCGCCGACGAGGGGCACCGCCGGGATGAACCACGGCAGGCGCAGGTCGGTGATCGTCCGGGCCACGGCGGTGCGGACGAGCCGGAACGTGGAGGCGCCCCGCGGCATGTCGATGCCGAAGACGCGCCGGGCCGCCCAGTGCAGCCCGGCCGAGCCCATCCGGCGGACCAGCGGGTCGCGCCGGCCGCGCCGTTCGCCGAACACCACGTCGTAGCCCTCGGCGGCCGTGGCGAGCAGGGACCAGATCTCCTCGGGCGGCACCTGGAGGTCCGCGTCGCACTGGACCGTCCACGGCCGGCCGGCGTAGCGGAAGCCCGCCGCCATGACCGCGTCGTAGCCGAAGTTGCGGGTGAAGGACAGGTAGCGCACCCGG is drawn from Nonomuraea muscovyensis and contains these coding sequences:
- a CDS encoding class 1 isoprenoid biosynthesis enzyme; the encoded protein is MALVRCVRLAAGLPATAVFARRALAELAGAFEDVVTPMVRRTLRDPAERARALDALRAMSLKIGYAVLSYAHLTRRGRPVEVAALAGAVTRLYDDLIDGDADPLLDDRLGELFGLRPFVPRGDLERLLAELCHQIAHRLHPLPAATPFTALHELHGHQCQSRRQREPGLTPDLLEKITRGKGALANLTLCSLVHPLMDPRERELVMALGEAFQSLDDCMDVEHDRRAGVSTLPSLGIVTLPDVARRMRALRPALAARYGRAPARQYSGMIFFLLLKTVVGRRLPILGRLARRLAARSTVLTVFTRGDEALPPAVPTMSAQTEGERS
- a CDS encoding RDD family protein, which produces MTLAPEVAAAPPPAARRHRLSAFVLDYLIFSLLFAPVYLEWSEKETTGAPMLEDILQPYAGNRDGWMEVASIALIATYFFAQHALWGQTAGKQLCRLKVVSSATGNPPGPRASVIRALVHPALFAVPFIGPPLFLVNALSIMVHPKRRCLHDMIAGTMVVGLGDPARRGGGFLFALGLTVSLLAALALVVALLTR
- a CDS encoding polysaccharide deacetylase family protein, whose amino-acid sequence is MNDKAGSRQARRGTARLAAAALATVGLLAAACGAGQAGYAAEAAAREAAGGPASPAPVRIDGLPVEADVQGGGALAAPPRPVVVADHGGAPTPATVSGAPSPAPGGTPAQARPTTPAGTPAQTRPTTPAATPTAPPAATPSATAPTIPPTATPSATATPGTPTRSLADALTDAIRALQGTPTPEPTPAHGAPDCRRVKCVALTFDDGPGPYTATLLRHLAARKARATFFVVGQNVVAHPDLVRRAAAAGHEIGGHTWSHRDLTTLRAASIRSDLARTAKAIKAVTGVAPTLMRPPYGAQNARVRKHAKQPMIMWSVDTLDWRYRNSARVARVAVKQARPGGIILFHDIHPTTVKAIPRVLKKLSARGYHFVTVSELLGTAPGGLVYRGPRP
- a CDS encoding class I SAM-dependent methyltransferase → MDTTKLEEFAAQIAQERVGAALSLLTHLGDQLGIWRAMAGAGPLTSADLAERTGLAERYLREWLAGQAVAGHVEYAGGRYTLPPEHAAVLADDDSPVAQAGAVQANAAMWLAADAIAEAFRTGEGFGWHRHDVRLFEGTARFFGPLYRQSLTQQWLPALDGVTARLESGARVLDVGCGHGSSTVLMAQAYPNSRFEGLDSHAGSITQAAQAAVKAGVEDRVRFTVGEAGQGRTGPWDLVCFFDALHDMGDPVGAAARARGQLAADGTLLVVEPYAADRFEDRIGDPVSMVYYAASTLCCVPNSLAQDTGTALGAQAGESRILRVLRDAGFTRARLALATDYNLVFEARG
- a CDS encoding glycosyltransferase family 2 protein codes for the protein MNTGLTVLVPCYNEGAQVETAHAELVRALDEVGELEILFVDDGSTDDSLDRIRRLAGTDPRVRYLSFTRNFGYDAVMAAGFRYAGRPWTVQCDADLQVPPEEIWSLLATAAEGYDVVFGERRGRRDPLVRRMGSAGLHWAARRVFGIDMPRGASTFRLVRTAVARTITDLRLPWFIPAVPLVGARYAVTPVAHRPRTAGRSKLRLVRLAGHAFELFFGFSWRPLTLSYAMAAAGGVVAVLLAVLALAGRAPFLVSAQLLLSALTLAAVALLGRYVQRSLRESDRLPRYLVREANVPLLPEDTLTGGLPGPPPPGRPAVMETRGRDSGARQR